A stretch of Mytilus edulis chromosome 11, xbMytEdul2.2, whole genome shotgun sequence DNA encodes these proteins:
- the LOC139494481 gene encoding uncharacterized protein, giving the protein MDKLLERGYTEHVPKEQFNRKDGRVWYIPHPGVYHSQKPDKIRIVFDCSATYMGVSLNKQLLQGPDLTNNLLGVLIRFREEKVAILGDIEAMFHQVKVPPLDRDCLRFFWWPNGNMENEPEQYRMTVHLFGATSSPSCCNYALKKQLKTSVNIMTKK; this is encoded by the coding sequence ATGGACAAACTGTTAGAAAGAGGTTACACGGAACACGTCCCTAAGGAACAGTTCAACAGAAAGGATGGACGAGTATGGTATATCCCGCATCCTGGTGTTTACCACAGTCAGAAACCAGACAAAATTAGAATTGTGTTTGACTGTTCAGCTACATATATGGGTGTGTCTCTAAATAAACAACTCTTACAGGGACCAGATCTCACTAATAACCTTCTAGGTGTTCTCATAAGATTCCGTGAAGAGAAAGTTGCAATTTTAGGAGATATAGAAGCTATGTTTCACCAGGTGAAAGTGCCACCACTTGATAGAGACTGTTTAAGATTCTTTTGGTGGCCAAACGGTAACATGGAGAATGAACCGGAACAGTATAGAATGACCGTGCATTTGTTCGGTGCCACATCATCACCAAGTTGCTGTAACTATGCGCTAAAAAAACAGCTGAAGACTTCGGTGAATATTATGACAAAGAAGTAG
- the LOC139494482 gene encoding uncharacterized protein, with the protein MAKPFVPKNEIKEVLEIRPVKTLKVNKIISTANNTHLKEPTNEHNTTVISSIKHDENMNHIQANTMENSMSAVVKHLRKPTPDIKKFGGNPLEYRKFYRQFQARIVANTDNEEEKMTYLEQFTYGEASKVESGFSHRIGEHAYSAAIKQLEERYGDTEVIANAFIKRALEWPTIQAGDSKSLDDFSLFLIECENAAVNMEAMRILEYSENIKRLMIKF; encoded by the coding sequence ATGGCAAAACCGTTTGTACCAAAGAACGAGATAAAAGAAGTACTCGAAATTAGACCAGTTAAAACCCTAAAGGTCAATAAAATTATATCTACCGCAAACAACACACATTTGAAAGAACCTACAAATGAACATAATACGACTGTGATATCCAGCATTAAACATGATGAAAATATGAACCATATTCAGGCTAATACAATGGAAAATAGTATGTCTGCAGTAGTGAAACACTTACGAAAACCTACACCGGATATTAAGAAATTTGGAGGAAACCCTTTAGAATACAGAAAGTTTTATAGACAATTTCAAGCAAGAATAGTTGCAAATACAGATAACGAGGAGGAGAAAATGACTTATTTGGAACAATTTACATATGGCGAAGCAAGCAAAGTAGAAAGTGGATTCAGCCATAGAATAGGTGAACATGCATATAGTGCAGCAATCAAACAGTTAGAAGAAAGATACGGAGATACAGAAGTTATTGCAAATGCATTCATTAAAAGAGCACTAGAGTGGCCTACCATACAAGCTGGAGATTCAAAGTCACTTGATGATTTCTCTTTATTTTTGATTGAATGTGAAAATGCAGCTGTAAACATGGAAGCTATGCGTATTCTGGAATACTCCGAGAACATTAAACGACTAATGATTAAATTTTGA